Part of the Bacteroidales bacterium genome is shown below.
TTACAACTCTGCCATTTTCAAGAGTTACACGCACCGACCTATACGGAGGATTCTCCATAAAAAATCTCGCCGAGGGCAGATATAAAGTGTATGGAGTAATAGATGCCGATCGCAACTATATGTTCAATGCACCAACAGAGAATATAGCTTTTTACGATGAGATTATCATCCCTTCAGCTAAGGTAACTACCCATACAGACACAATCTTTAGCGATAGCACTCGCACCGTTATAGATACTATTATGACTCATAGTACAACCAAGTTCTTTCCCGATTCAATAGTACTGTTTGCATTTAACGAAGGGCAAAAGCCTCTATATCTTGCAAAGCATGACAGAAAAGACAGAGAGAAGCTAACCGTTACACTTTCAGACGCAACCAGAAAGTTAATGAAACTCACGCCTGTAAATTTTGAGGCAAAAGAGGATTGGACCATAATAGAGCGTAACGTAACAAATGACACCCTTACCTTCTGGATAGAAGATTCTCTCATATATAATCTTGATACACTACAAGTTATTGCTGATTATCTTAAAACCGATTCTATTCTAAATATAGTTCCAGCAAGTGATACCCTTAATTTTATATATAGAGAAGGGCCAACATCAAATAAAAACTCAAATAACGAAGAGGCAACACAATCTCGACGCCGCAGAGCAAAAACCGACACCATTAGGGTTGAAAGTTTAGAACTTGACAAGTCGATCTCTGGATTAATAGATATTTTCACATCACCTGCTATAAGGTTTGAAACTCCGCTAAGCAAGCTTGACAAAGATAAAATATCACTTAAAACCATCGTTGACTCCACTTGGATCGATGTCAGCGATTGGAGCATAGACAAAGATACTCTATCTCCTCGCCGATATATCATTAAGCACAAATGGGAGTTTGACAAAAAATATCTTCTATCTCTTGACTCTGCTTGTGCAACATCTATTTACGGACTATCAAACGACAGCATAGGTATTGATTTTAAAGTAAAGAAGAGTTCAGACTATTCAAATTTATACGTTGAGACAATAGGTGTTCAATCGGGGGCATTTGCCGAGTTATTAGACACAAAAGATACTCCCGTCAGATTTGCCACCATAAAAAACGGAGGGGCAGAGTTTCCCTTTGTAAAACCCGGCAAGTATTATATAAGATTGGTTATTGATAGTGATAACAACAAAAAATTCACTACTGGCAATTTTAAAAAGAGATTGCAACCCGAAAAGACATACTACTACTCTAAACTCATTGAGTTAAAGGCAAATTGGGATATTGAACAGACTTGGGATGTTTTCGAGAAACCTTTTACTAAGCAAAAACCTTACGACTTGATTAAGAACAAGCCTAAGAAAGACAAAAACAAACCTAAGAAAGTAGAAGAGGATAACGATCCCATATACTCAAACAGACCATCTGCTAAATTTTAACAGCGGATTTTTAGACATTGACTACACTATCACTTAAAACAAAAAATTATAGTCGATAAATTATAGAAGTACCCATAAAAATGAGTACCTTTGCAAAGTTTTATAAAAAAAGTAAATAAAATAGACAAAATGGAATACAATTTTAGGGAAATTGAGCAACGTTGGCAAGAGTTTTGGCAAAACAACGACACATACCGCGTAAAAGAGGATGAATCAAAACCCAAGTTTTATGTTCTTGATATGTTCCCCTACCCTTCGGGAGCAGGGTTGCATGTTGGACACCCACTCGGATACATAGCATCTGATATATTTGCACGTTACAAACGCCTAAAAGGGTTTAACGTACTTCACCCAATGGGATATGATGCATACGGATTACCTGCTGAGCAATACGCTATTCAAACAGGACAACACCCTGCAATAACAACTCAAAAAAATATAGAACGTTATCGTAATCAATTAGACAAGATAGGTTTCTGTTTTGATTGGAATAGAGAGGTTCGTACTTGCGACCCCGGCTACTATCGTTGGACACAATGGGCATTTGTACAAATGTTCAATAGCTACTACGACAACACAGAAGATAAAGCAATGCCTATTAAGGATTTAATTGACAAATTCAGCAAAGAGGGAACTTATAATCTTAATGTTGCATGTAGCGAGGAGTTAGAGTTCACTGCCGAAGAGTGGAACGCCATGAGCAAAGTTGAGCAAGAGAAAATCTTGTTAAACTATCGTATAGCATACCTTGGAGATACAATGGTTAACTGGTGTCCAAAATTGGGAACAGTTCTTGCAAATGATGAGGTTAGCGAAGGAGTTTCAATTCGTGGAGGTTACCCTGTTGAGCAAAAAGTTATGCGTCAATGGTGTTTGAGAGTATCGGCATACGCTCAACGTCTATTGAACGGACTTGACAAAATTGATTGGAGCGACTCACTAAAAGAGACACAACGCAACTGGATTGGAAGAAGCGAGGGTGCTGAGATGCAATTTAAAGTTGCAAACTCAGACGTTGTCTTTACTATATTCACAACTCGTGCAGATACTATATTTGGTGTAACATTTATGGTGTTGGCACCTGAAAGCGAGTATGTAAACCAAGTTGTTACAACAGAGCAAGCAGAAGAGGTTAAACAATACTTAGAGAGCATTAAACACAGAACAGAGCGTGAACGTATTGCCGACCGCAAAGTTACCGGAGTATTCACAGGTGCATACGCTATCAATCCTCTTAACAACAAAGAGATACCCATCTATATCAGTGATTACGTTTTAGCAGGATACGGAACTGGAGCTATTATGGCTGTTCCTGCGCACGATAGTCGCGACTACGCTTTTGCAAAAACATTTAATCTTCCTATCATTCCATTGATTGAGGGGTGCGATGTTTCAGAGGAGAGTTTTGATGCAAAAGAGGGTAAAATGATGAACTCTGAAGGCAACGGACTTAACCTTAACGGACTTGAAGTAAAAGAGGCTATCGCCAAAACAAAAGAGTTTATAAAAGAGAACAATCTTGGAAAGGTAAAAGTAAATTATCGTTTGCGTGATGCAATATTCAGCCGCCAAAGATATTGGGGAGAGCCATTCCCAGTTTACTACAAAGAGGGAATGCCTTATATGTTACCCGATGAGAAGTTACCACTACAACTTCCTGAGATTGACAAATATCTGCCAACCGAGAGCGGAGAGCCTCCATTGGGAAGAGCAAAAAACTGGGAGACAGCAGAGCACTATCCATTAGAACTCTGCACAATGCCGGGATTTGCAGGCTCATCGGCATACTACTTACGCTATATGGATCCACACAATCCAACAGCACTTGTATCAAAAGAGGCAAATGAGTATTGGAGAAATGTTGACCTATACATAGGAGGAACAGAGCACGCAACAGGGCACTTAATTTATAGCCGTTTCTGGAATAAATTCTTATTTGACTTAGGAGTTGTCTGCGAGGACGAGCCATTCAAAAAACTTGTAAACCAAGGAATGATTCAAGGACGTTCAAACTTTGTATATCGTATAAAAGATACCAATACATTTGTCTCACTAAACCTAAAAGGCAACTATGACACAACACCTATTCACGTTGACGTAAACATTGTAAGCAACGACCGCTTGGATATTGAGGCATTCCGCAACTGGAATCCCGAATACAAAAATGCGGAGTTCATCTTAGAGGATGGCGAGTATATTTGTGGATGGGCAGTTGAGAAGATGTCAAAATCGATGTTCAATGTTGTAAATCCTGATGATATAGTTGAGCGTTACGGAGCAGACACACTACGTTTATACGAAATGTTCCTTGGTCCTTTGGAGCAAAGCAAACCTTGGGATACAAACGGAATTGACGGAGTTCACCGCTTTATCAAAAAACTTTGGAACTTGTTCTACGACAAAGAGACATTGGCCATTACCGATGAAGAGGCTACACCAGAGGAGTTGAAAGCACTTCACAAACTTATCAATAAAGTTGGTTCAGATATTGAGAACTTCTCATTCAACACTTCGGTAAGTGCATTTATGATTTGTGTAAATGAGTTAACATCATTGAAGTGCCGTAAGAGAGCAATCCTAAAAGAGTTGGTAATACTACTTGCACCATTTACTCCTCACCTTTGCGAAGAGTTATGGAGTCTGTTAGGATTTGAGCCATCAGTTTGTGATGCTCCATGGCCTGTATATAATGCCGAGTTTACAAAAGAGAGTACAATAAACTATGCAATATCTTTCAATGGTAAGATGCGTTTCAATATGTCGTTCCCTGCTGATGCAGCAAAAGAGGATATTGAAAAAGCAGTATTGGAAGCTGAACAATCAGCAAAATGGATTGACGGCAAAACACCTAAAAAGATTATTGTTGTACCAAACAAACTTGTAAATATTGTAATATAGAATTACAAATAAAACAACATAACTAAAGAAAGCATCGAGAATACTCGGTGCTTTTTTTATCTAACAACTGAAAACTAATAGCTTAAAACTGGCAACCGACAGCTGAAACCTATTGCATTATTAATAAATTTTATATTATTTTGTAACTTGGCATAAGTTTAAATTAGAAATTTAAAAACAATATAACCAATAAATTATGAGATCTAAAGCAATTCTATTTCTTGCATTGTTTGTAACACTATTTGCAACTAATGCAAAAGCCGCCTATGATGTTTCTCATGGGGCAAACGTGAATATCTCACACTCAACGCACTATCCCATAGCAGTAAACATTAGTGGGACAGAGAGTCCCGTTCAGTTACTAAACAACATTGCAACCGCACCCAGATGTGCGGCATACTTTGACAAGACAAGCACTGTATTTGAAGTAAGAGCAGGAGAAACTGTTACTCCAAATATCTCAATCAACGGAGACTGGATGCATGGTTATGTATATGTCGATTGGAACAACAATGGGCAATTTGACGTTAACATTACCGGAACAGGACCTTACACTAAAGGAACAAACAATGAGTTGATGTGCTGGTCACTATACGGACACAACACCGATGGAGATACAGGATACAACAGCGATGGAGTATATCAATCAAGCGGAAATGTTCTTGCTCCGGGTTCTTTCACCGTTCCTGCTGGATTATCAGAGGGAGCAACTTTCCGTATGCGTTACAAAGTTGAGTGGAACAATATTGAACCCGCCGGATCATCAAGCAATAAATTCTTAATAGACGGAGGTTCTATCATTGACGTTACTCTTAAAATTGTAGCAAGCAGTGGCAATATTGATACAGATGAACAATATCCTATTAATGACTACACAGAGCCTCGCGTTGGAACAACTCCCGATGAAGCTGCGTGGTCAACAATTGAGGACG
Proteins encoded:
- a CDS encoding Ig-like domain-containing protein, with the protein product MKNNRIQFFTRLFSVILSSIIVVSCASIGTPSGGPRDYAPPVFKKSNPEPNQTEVKSRKLTLEFDEVLQLDNPSENVIISPPQKEMPKIKANLKRIDIELIDSLLPNTSYTIDFGSAIKDNNEGNILNGFSLAFSTGKILDTLQISGTVLNASNLEPVTGMTIGLHPADNDTAFTTLPFSRVTRTDLYGGFSIKNLAEGRYKVYGVIDADRNYMFNAPTENIAFYDEIIIPSAKVTTHTDTIFSDSTRTVIDTIMTHSTTKFFPDSIVLFAFNEGQKPLYLAKHDRKDREKLTVTLSDATRKLMKLTPVNFEAKEDWTIIERNVTNDTLTFWIEDSLIYNLDTLQVIADYLKTDSILNIVPASDTLNFIYREGPTSNKNSNNEEATQSRRRRAKTDTIRVESLELDKSISGLIDIFTSPAIRFETPLSKLDKDKISLKTIVDSTWIDVSDWSIDKDTLSPRRYIIKHKWEFDKKYLLSLDSACATSIYGLSNDSIGIDFKVKKSSDYSNLYVETIGVQSGAFAELLDTKDTPVRFATIKNGGAEFPFVKPGKYYIRLVIDSDNNKKFTTGNFKKRLQPEKTYYYSKLIELKANWDIEQTWDVFEKPFTKQKPYDLIKNKPKKDKNKPKKVEEDNDPIYSNRPSAKF
- a CDS encoding leucine--tRNA ligase, with protein sequence MEYNFREIEQRWQEFWQNNDTYRVKEDESKPKFYVLDMFPYPSGAGLHVGHPLGYIASDIFARYKRLKGFNVLHPMGYDAYGLPAEQYAIQTGQHPAITTQKNIERYRNQLDKIGFCFDWNREVRTCDPGYYRWTQWAFVQMFNSYYDNTEDKAMPIKDLIDKFSKEGTYNLNVACSEELEFTAEEWNAMSKVEQEKILLNYRIAYLGDTMVNWCPKLGTVLANDEVSEGVSIRGGYPVEQKVMRQWCLRVSAYAQRLLNGLDKIDWSDSLKETQRNWIGRSEGAEMQFKVANSDVVFTIFTTRADTIFGVTFMVLAPESEYVNQVVTTEQAEEVKQYLESIKHRTERERIADRKVTGVFTGAYAINPLNNKEIPIYISDYVLAGYGTGAIMAVPAHDSRDYAFAKTFNLPIIPLIEGCDVSEESFDAKEGKMMNSEGNGLNLNGLEVKEAIAKTKEFIKENNLGKVKVNYRLRDAIFSRQRYWGEPFPVYYKEGMPYMLPDEKLPLQLPEIDKYLPTESGEPPLGRAKNWETAEHYPLELCTMPGFAGSSAYYLRYMDPHNPTALVSKEANEYWRNVDLYIGGTEHATGHLIYSRFWNKFLFDLGVVCEDEPFKKLVNQGMIQGRSNFVYRIKDTNTFVSLNLKGNYDTTPIHVDVNIVSNDRLDIEAFRNWNPEYKNAEFILEDGEYICGWAVEKMSKSMFNVVNPDDIVERYGADTLRLYEMFLGPLEQSKPWDTNGIDGVHRFIKKLWNLFYDKETLAITDEEATPEELKALHKLINKVGSDIENFSFNTSVSAFMICVNELTSLKCRKRAILKELVILLAPFTPHLCEELWSLLGFEPSVCDAPWPVYNAEFTKESTINYAISFNGKMRFNMSFPADAAKEDIEKAVLEAEQSAKWIDGKTPKKIIVVPNKLVNIVI